The Onthophagus taurus isolate NC chromosome 2, IU_Otau_3.0, whole genome shotgun sequence genome includes a window with the following:
- the LOC111426834 gene encoding transcription cofactor vestigial-like protein 4 isoform X2: MSLKDKIAAMDDCESPLEVLSRAATMVQENQQQSIISDDSSKQNGNKQLPTTKWKRDRRSRNEYSRKSDPKLPENFGQEPEVTSNSPINPQQNGQPIKPSADTPLDMTVRQRGQPPSYSQTINNPGYRSSYRPSVVTNQNNGHRDDLPSGISMCDPIIDEHFRRSLGKDYIAIFSNNNVSKEIATVRPPPAKSTTSVIELMDTAGLSVDDHFAKALGDTWLKLNKKESEIKSNNSENSGVVTVSYS; the protein is encoded by the exons ATCGCTGCCATGGATGACTGCGAATCCCCGCTTGAAGTCCTCTCCAGAGCTGCCACTATGGTCCAGGAGAATCAACAACAATCCATTATTTCTG ATGACTCTTCAAAACAAAATGGCAATAAGCAATTACCCACCACAAAATGGAAAAGAGATCGACGAAGTAGAAACGAATACTCAAGAAAATCTGATCCAAAACTTCCGGAAAATTTCGGACAAGAACCCGAGGTTACCTCCAACTCGCCAATTAATCCACAGCAAAATGGGCAACCAATTAAACCATCTGCGGACACACCCCTAGATATGACCGTAAGGCAAAGAGGTCAACCGCCTTCCTACAGCCAAACGATCAACAATCCCGGCTACAGATCAAGCTATAGACCATCTGTTGTAACGAACCAAAATAATGGACACAGAGATGATCTTCCAAGTG GTATATCTATGTGTGATCCCATAATTGACGAGCATTTCAGGAGATCTCTAGGCAAAGATTACATTGctatattttcgaataacaACGTTTCGAAGGAAATAGCGACAGTAAGACCTCCTCCAGCAAAAAGTACCACCAGCGTCATCGAATTAATGGATACAGCGGGATTATCAGTTGACGATCATTTTGCTAAAGCCCTAGGGGATACATGGTTGAAACTAAACAAAAAGGAATCCGAAATCAAGAGTAATAATTCTGAAAATTCGGGTGTCGTCACTGTATCCTATTCTtaa
- the LOC111426834 gene encoding transcription cofactor vestigial-like protein 4 isoform X3, with protein MDDCESPLEVLSRAATMVQENQQQSIISDDSSKQNGNKQLPTTKWKRDRRSRNEYSRKSDPKLPENFGQEPEVTSNSPINPQQNGQPIKPSADTPLDMTVRQRGQPPSYSQTINNPGYRSSYRPSVVTNQNNGHRDDLPSGISMCDPIIDEHFRRSLGKDYIAIFSNNNVSKEIATVRPPPAKSTTSVIELMDTAGLSVDDHFAKALGDTWLKLNKKESEIKSNNSENSGVVTVSYS; from the exons ATGGATGACTGCGAATCCCCGCTTGAAGTCCTCTCCAGAGCTGCCACTATGGTCCAGGAGAATCAACAACAATCCATTATTTCTG ATGACTCTTCAAAACAAAATGGCAATAAGCAATTACCCACCACAAAATGGAAAAGAGATCGACGAAGTAGAAACGAATACTCAAGAAAATCTGATCCAAAACTTCCGGAAAATTTCGGACAAGAACCCGAGGTTACCTCCAACTCGCCAATTAATCCACAGCAAAATGGGCAACCAATTAAACCATCTGCGGACACACCCCTAGATATGACCGTAAGGCAAAGAGGTCAACCGCCTTCCTACAGCCAAACGATCAACAATCCCGGCTACAGATCAAGCTATAGACCATCTGTTGTAACGAACCAAAATAATGGACACAGAGATGATCTTCCAAGTG GTATATCTATGTGTGATCCCATAATTGACGAGCATTTCAGGAGATCTCTAGGCAAAGATTACATTGctatattttcgaataacaACGTTTCGAAGGAAATAGCGACAGTAAGACCTCCTCCAGCAAAAAGTACCACCAGCGTCATCGAATTAATGGATACAGCGGGATTATCAGTTGACGATCATTTTGCTAAAGCCCTAGGGGATACATGGTTGAAACTAAACAAAAAGGAATCCGAAATCAAGAGTAATAATTCTGAAAATTCGGGTGTCGTCACTGTATCCTATTCTtaa
- the LOC111426834 gene encoding transcription cofactor vestigial-like protein 4 isoform X1 gives MELLTYVQELLLNKRLYSEYSLFTAELQPKKYELWQPWLDKDDSSKQNGNKQLPTTKWKRDRRSRNEYSRKSDPKLPENFGQEPEVTSNSPINPQQNGQPIKPSADTPLDMTVRQRGQPPSYSQTINNPGYRSSYRPSVVTNQNNGHRDDLPSGISMCDPIIDEHFRRSLGKDYIAIFSNNNVSKEIATVRPPPAKSTTSVIELMDTAGLSVDDHFAKALGDTWLKLNKKESEIKSNNSENSGVVTVSYS, from the exons ATGGAGCTTTTAACCTACGTCCAAGAGTTACTATTAAATAAACGTTTGTATTCAGAGTACTCTCTTTTTACCGCCGAGTTACAACCGAAAAAATATGAACTTTGGCAACCGTGGCTAGATAAAG ATGACTCTTCAAAACAAAATGGCAATAAGCAATTACCCACCACAAAATGGAAAAGAGATCGACGAAGTAGAAACGAATACTCAAGAAAATCTGATCCAAAACTTCCGGAAAATTTCGGACAAGAACCCGAGGTTACCTCCAACTCGCCAATTAATCCACAGCAAAATGGGCAACCAATTAAACCATCTGCGGACACACCCCTAGATATGACCGTAAGGCAAAGAGGTCAACCGCCTTCCTACAGCCAAACGATCAACAATCCCGGCTACAGATCAAGCTATAGACCATCTGTTGTAACGAACCAAAATAATGGACACAGAGATGATCTTCCAAGTG GTATATCTATGTGTGATCCCATAATTGACGAGCATTTCAGGAGATCTCTAGGCAAAGATTACATTGctatattttcgaataacaACGTTTCGAAGGAAATAGCGACAGTAAGACCTCCTCCAGCAAAAAGTACCACCAGCGTCATCGAATTAATGGATACAGCGGGATTATCAGTTGACGATCATTTTGCTAAAGCCCTAGGGGATACATGGTTGAAACTAAACAAAAAGGAATCCGAAATCAAGAGTAATAATTCTGAAAATTCGGGTGTCGTCACTGTATCCTATTCTtaa